A single window of Rubripirellula lacrimiformis DNA harbors:
- a CDS encoding cellulase family glycosylhydrolase, translating to MIHYPRVSLLILSWLLVQSSATAAEPLQRIRVSPDGSGFVRGDNDQPIVIWGVNYDHDSDGRLLDEYWTDDWQTVVDDFAEIRSLGANCVRVHLQFGLFMDQPDLPNVRSLDRLERLVRLAEQAGLYLDITGLACYHKQHVPAWYDKLDEQRRWDAQAVFWEAVAQRCQGSPAVFCYDLMNEPVLPGKVPTDDWLLGELGGKFFVQRIATHLHGRTRQQIAGAWIKQMTDAIRKHDKEHLLTVGVIPWVHVFGAGEPLFHSAAVAEPLDFVAVHFYPKAGEVDKAIEALKAYDVGKPLIIEEMFPMKCSVDELAQFVDQSSDFADGWISFYWGKTADQLRSDEPASIASAITASWLDRFKQLAPQP from the coding sequence TGCTGGTTCAGTCCAGCGCGACGGCGGCCGAGCCGCTGCAGCGTATCCGTGTCAGCCCGGATGGTTCGGGGTTCGTGCGCGGTGACAATGATCAGCCGATCGTCATCTGGGGTGTGAACTACGACCATGATTCCGACGGCAGGTTGTTGGACGAATACTGGACGGATGATTGGCAGACGGTGGTCGACGATTTTGCAGAGATCCGATCGCTGGGAGCCAACTGTGTGCGAGTCCATCTTCAATTCGGACTGTTCATGGATCAACCGGACCTGCCCAACGTCCGGTCGCTGGACCGGTTGGAAAGGCTGGTTCGATTGGCCGAGCAGGCCGGGCTGTATCTCGATATCACTGGGCTAGCCTGCTATCACAAACAGCACGTCCCAGCCTGGTACGACAAGCTGGACGAACAGCGCCGATGGGATGCACAGGCGGTGTTCTGGGAAGCGGTAGCCCAGCGATGCCAGGGAAGCCCTGCGGTATTCTGCTATGACCTGATGAACGAACCGGTGCTGCCCGGCAAGGTGCCGACGGATGATTGGTTGTTGGGGGAACTTGGCGGCAAGTTCTTTGTCCAGCGGATCGCGACGCACCTCCATGGCCGCACGCGTCAACAGATCGCTGGGGCTTGGATCAAGCAGATGACCGATGCGATTCGCAAACACGACAAGGAACACTTGTTGACGGTCGGCGTGATCCCGTGGGTGCATGTCTTCGGTGCGGGCGAACCGTTGTTCCATTCCGCCGCGGTCGCCGAACCACTGGACTTTGTCGCCGTTCACTTCTATCCCAAGGCCGGCGAAGTGGACAAGGCGATCGAGGCGCTGAAGGCCTACGATGTCGGCAAGCCGTTGATCATCGAGGAGATGTTTCCGATGAAGTGCAGCGTCGACGAGTTGGCGCAGTTCGTCGACCAATCGTCGGACTTCGCGGACGGCTGGATCAGTTTCTATTGGGGGAAAACCGCGGACCAATTGCGATCGGACGAACCGGCGTCGATTGCCAGCGCCATCACCGCATCCTGGTTGGACCGATTCAAGCAGTTAGCCCCGCAGCCATAG
- a CDS encoding deoxyhypusine synthase family protein translates to MNVTELLENHFRHFNARELVAAAKAYGEFVSAENNGRMMVTLAGAMSTGELGLSLAPMIRAGKIHAITCTAANLEEDMFNLVAHDEYQIVENWRALSTEDEVALRDKGFNRVTDTCIPETVMRHIEGRLTPMWQEAAKSNKGRMPVDFMFDLLDDKDLVQHYQVPREHSWLAAAKDMDIPVFTPGFEDSTLGNIYAARVIDGTVPNHTAIATGTYQMQRLAQWYEEESKESPIGFFQIGGGIAGDFPICVVPMLIQDLKKDIPLWSYFCQISDAVTSFGGYSGAVPNEKITWCKLEAEGPKFMIQSDASICAPLIFAHVLGW, encoded by the coding sequence ATGAACGTTACCGAACTTCTTGAAAATCACTTTCGCCATTTCAACGCCCGCGAACTGGTCGCCGCTGCCAAAGCCTATGGCGAGTTTGTTTCGGCCGAAAACAATGGGCGGATGATGGTGACGCTGGCCGGTGCGATGAGCACGGGCGAACTGGGGCTGTCGCTTGCCCCCATGATTCGGGCTGGCAAGATCCACGCGATCACGTGCACCGCGGCCAACCTCGAAGAAGACATGTTCAACTTGGTCGCGCACGACGAGTACCAGATCGTCGAAAACTGGCGTGCTCTATCGACCGAGGACGAAGTCGCCCTGCGTGACAAAGGATTCAATCGCGTCACCGACACCTGCATCCCTGAAACCGTGATGCGGCATATCGAAGGACGATTGACACCGATGTGGCAAGAAGCGGCCAAGTCGAACAAAGGCCGGATGCCGGTCGATTTCATGTTCGACCTATTGGACGACAAGGACCTGGTCCAGCACTACCAAGTCCCCCGCGAACACAGCTGGTTGGCCGCCGCCAAGGACATGGACATCCCTGTCTTCACACCCGGGTTCGAAGACTCCACCCTGGGCAACATCTACGCCGCCCGCGTGATTGATGGCACAGTGCCCAATCACACTGCGATCGCGACAGGCACCTATCAGATGCAGCGACTGGCACAGTGGTACGAAGAGGAATCGAAGGAATCGCCGATCGGTTTCTTCCAAATCGGTGGTGGCATCGCCGGTGACTTCCCGATCTGTGTCGTACCGATGCTGATTCAGGACCTGAAAAAAGACATTCCGCTGTGGAGCTATTTCTGCCAGATCAGTGACGCCGTCACTAGCTTTGGTGGATACAGCGGCGCGGTGCCCAACGAAAAGATCACCTGGTGCAAACTGGAAGCCGAAGGCCCCAAGTTCATGATCCAATCGGACGCATCGATCTGCGCCCCGCTGATCTTCGCTCACGTCCTGGGCTGGTAG
- the rpoB gene encoding DNA-directed RNA polymerase subunit beta has translation MATTSHRRLEPTTVRHFGTGLGGNFELPDLTALQTASYAEFLQEHTDSRSRKLHGLESVLHEIFPISSYDGNTTLEYLYYELGKPRYTSQECRQLRLTYGRPLRIWLRLNREEPLEEEVYLGDLPIMLGGGEFIINGAERVVVSQLHRSPGVDFVLEQDTTTDRKLPSCRVIPERGSWIEVNVTKKDALTVRIDQSGKFSATTLLRAMDPKYSTDADILNAFYETGTIKIGSSKSAESIEGKIAVDDVVYPSESERAGEIIVEAGHKISKEVAEIICTAGVKSIDAMDAPKIPLIFNSLIDDNTASHEEALLRIYQRLRPGNPPQLEKARTLFTEKFYDDNRYRLGKVGRFRLNRKLGLEVPETEMCLRPDDMISAIRYLIDLFDADSKAEIDDIDHLGNRRLRTIDELASEELRKGFLKLRRTVQERMSIKDATDMSPRSLINPKSVSAAIDYFFGRGELSQVVDQTNPLSQLAHERRLSALGPGGLNRKRAGFEVRDVHISHYGRICPIETPEGTNIGLISSLAIFAGVDDYGFLITPYRKIKEGKVTDETVWLRADEESESYVAPADTEVTDGALVPGPNMIARFRSDFQIVQPEQVHYMDVAPAQMVGVSAGLIPFLEHDDANRALMGSNMQRQAVPLLVAEPPIVGTGMEREVAKNSAMVVRARRAGKVTYVDSTRIEIGSDHYDLKKYEGLNERTCQNQRPIIGLGDKVEKNQIIADGAATQNGELALGRNVLVGFMSFDGYNYEDAIIISEELVRNDTYTSIHIEDFDVEIRETKLGREEFTRDIPNVSEKALRNLDDSGIVNVGTYVKPGDILVGKVSPKSKTELTPEEKLLHAIFGRAGEDVKNDSLEVPSGIEGIVIDTHKFSRRMSLSEDERKAFERDLKEAESEGNGEIASTFEALVRDLEEAAGMKLKDSTGTPLADGQDPKFVAERATGFRIDHLLDQVKDEEKKAEVEKVFAQQWTNVEQAIDTRDRALNSMKRGDELRSGVLQMVKIYVATKRTISVGDKMAGRHGNKGVIAKILPIEDMPFLPDGTPIQIMLNPLGVPSRMNVGQILETHLGWAGAKLGFQAITPVFDGATEGDINKCLAEAGLPAHGKIRLTDGRTGEAMEQETTVGYIYMLKLHHLVDDKVHARSTGPYSLITQQPLGGKARFGGQRFGEMEVWALEAYGAAYILQELLTVKSDDVEGRTKIYESMVKGENTLEAGTPASFDVLTNEIRGLALNMQLEKRAI, from the coding sequence ATGGCAACCACCAGTCACCGTCGACTAGAGCCGACAACTGTCCGTCACTTCGGCACCGGTTTGGGAGGCAATTTCGAGCTTCCGGACCTGACCGCTCTGCAGACCGCTTCGTACGCTGAGTTTCTTCAGGAGCACACGGATTCTCGTAGCCGCAAGCTGCATGGGTTGGAATCCGTTCTGCACGAGATCTTTCCGATCAGCAGTTACGACGGCAATACGACGCTGGAGTACCTGTACTACGAACTGGGCAAGCCTCGCTACACCAGCCAAGAGTGTCGTCAGCTGCGTTTGACCTATGGTCGCCCGCTGCGAATCTGGTTGCGATTGAATCGTGAAGAACCGTTGGAAGAAGAGGTCTATCTGGGTGACCTGCCAATCATGTTGGGCGGTGGTGAATTCATCATCAACGGTGCCGAACGGGTGGTCGTCAGCCAGTTGCACCGTAGTCCCGGTGTCGACTTCGTTCTGGAACAGGACACGACCACGGACCGGAAACTGCCTTCGTGCCGCGTGATCCCTGAACGGGGTTCGTGGATCGAAGTCAACGTGACCAAGAAAGATGCGTTGACGGTTCGGATTGACCAGAGCGGTAAGTTCTCGGCCACCACGCTGCTGCGTGCGATGGATCCGAAGTATTCGACCGACGCCGACATCCTGAACGCGTTCTACGAAACCGGCACGATCAAGATCGGCAGCAGCAAGTCGGCTGAATCGATCGAAGGCAAGATCGCGGTTGACGATGTGGTGTATCCGAGCGAATCGGAACGAGCTGGCGAAATCATCGTCGAAGCCGGCCACAAAATCAGCAAGGAAGTTGCCGAGATCATCTGCACCGCCGGTGTGAAAAGCATCGACGCGATGGATGCGCCGAAGATCCCATTGATCTTCAACTCGTTGATCGATGACAACACCGCCAGCCACGAAGAAGCGTTGCTGCGGATCTATCAGCGTCTGCGTCCGGGCAACCCGCCGCAGCTTGAAAAAGCGCGCACGTTGTTCACCGAGAAGTTTTACGACGACAATCGATACCGGTTGGGCAAGGTTGGGCGTTTCCGCTTGAATCGGAAGCTAGGCCTGGAAGTGCCCGAGACGGAGATGTGTCTGCGTCCCGACGACATGATCTCGGCGATCCGATATCTGATCGATCTGTTTGACGCCGACAGCAAGGCGGAAATCGACGACATCGACCACCTGGGCAACCGTCGTCTGCGAACGATCGACGAATTGGCCAGCGAAGAACTCCGAAAGGGATTCTTGAAGCTTCGCCGGACCGTTCAGGAACGGATGAGCATCAAGGACGCGACCGACATGTCGCCGCGTAGCCTGATCAACCCCAAGAGTGTTTCTGCGGCGATCGACTACTTCTTTGGTCGTGGCGAACTTTCGCAGGTGGTTGACCAGACGAACCCGTTGTCGCAACTGGCTCACGAACGTCGGCTTTCGGCACTGGGCCCAGGCGGTTTGAACCGGAAACGAGCTGGTTTTGAAGTTCGCGATGTTCACATTTCGCACTACGGACGTATCTGTCCTATCGAAACGCCGGAAGGCACGAACATTGGTCTGATTTCGTCGTTGGCGATTTTCGCAGGCGTCGATGACTACGGTTTCTTGATCACGCCTTACCGCAAGATCAAGGAAGGAAAGGTCACGGACGAAACGGTTTGGTTGCGTGCGGACGAGGAAAGCGAATCCTATGTCGCGCCTGCCGATACCGAGGTCACCGACGGGGCTCTGGTTCCCGGTCCAAACATGATCGCTCGGTTCCGCAGTGACTTCCAAATTGTGCAGCCTGAACAGGTCCACTACATGGACGTCGCACCGGCCCAAATGGTAGGTGTGTCGGCCGGGTTGATCCCGTTCTTGGAGCATGATGATGCGAACCGTGCTTTGATGGGATCGAACATGCAGCGGCAAGCTGTGCCGTTGTTGGTCGCCGAGCCTCCGATCGTCGGAACGGGGATGGAACGCGAAGTCGCCAAGAACAGTGCGATGGTCGTACGTGCTCGCCGTGCCGGCAAAGTCACCTACGTCGATTCGACTCGCATCGAAATCGGCAGCGATCACTATGACCTGAAGAAATACGAAGGCCTGAACGAACGGACCTGTCAAAACCAACGTCCGATCATCGGTCTTGGCGACAAGGTCGAAAAGAATCAGATCATCGCTGACGGTGCTGCCACCCAGAATGGTGAATTGGCACTCGGACGCAACGTGTTGGTCGGATTCATGTCGTTTGACGGCTACAACTACGAAGATGCGATCATCATCAGCGAAGAATTGGTGCGGAACGACACTTATACGTCGATTCACATCGAAGACTTCGATGTCGAAATTCGCGAAACGAAGCTCGGCCGCGAAGAATTCACTCGCGACATTCCCAACGTTTCCGAAAAGGCTCTGCGGAACCTGGACGACAGCGGGATTGTGAACGTCGGTACCTACGTCAAACCGGGCGATATCCTGGTCGGCAAGGTGTCGCCGAAGAGCAAGACGGAATTGACTCCGGAAGAAAAACTGTTGCACGCCATCTTCGGTCGTGCCGGTGAAGACGTGAAGAACGATTCGCTGGAAGTGCCATCGGGGATCGAAGGTATCGTCATCGATACGCACAAATTCAGTCGCCGTATGAGTCTGTCCGAAGACGAGCGAAAGGCGTTCGAACGAGACCTGAAGGAAGCCGAGAGCGAAGGTAACGGCGAAATCGCCAGCACCTTCGAAGCCTTGGTTCGTGATCTGGAAGAAGCCGCCGGCATGAAGCTGAAGGATTCGACCGGAACGCCATTGGCCGACGGTCAAGATCCTAAGTTCGTCGCCGAACGAGCCACCGGATTCCGCATCGATCACCTTTTGGATCAGGTCAAAGACGAAGAAAAGAAGGCCGAGGTCGAGAAGGTCTTTGCCCAACAGTGGACCAACGTTGAACAAGCCATCGATACTCGCGACCGTGCCCTCAACAGCATGAAGCGTGGCGATGAACTTCGCAGCGGTGTGTTGCAGATGGTCAAGATCTATGTCGCTACCAAGCGAACGATCAGCGTCGGTGACAAGATGGCCGGTCGTCACGGGAACAAGGGTGTGATCGCCAAGATCCTTCCGATCGAGGACATGCCGTTCTTGCCCGATGGTACGCCGATCCAAATCATGCTGAACCCACTGGGCGTTCCATCGCGGATGAACGTGGGACAGATTTTGGAAACTCACCTGGGTTGGGCTGGTGCCAAGCTTGGATTCCAAGCGATCACGCCTGTCTTTGATGGTGCGACCGAAGGCGACATCAACAAGTGTCTGGCCGAAGCCGGTTTGCCGGCTCACGGTAAGATCCGTTTGACCGATGGTCGGACGGGCGAAGCGATGGAGCAGGAAACGACCGTGGGCTACATCTACATGTTGAAGCTGCACCACTTGGTCGACGACAAGGTACACGCACGATCGACGGGCCCTTACTCGTTGATCACCCAACAACCGCTCGGTGGCAAGGCCCGCTTCGGCGGCCAACGCTTCGGAGAAATGGAAGTGTGGGCGTTGGAGGCATACGGTGCTGCTTACATCTTGCAAGAGTTGTTGACGGTCAAGAGCGACGACGTCGAAGGACGTACGAAGATCTACGAATCGATGGTCAAGGGCGAGAACACGTTGGAAGCCGGTACGCCGGCATCGTTCGACGTTCTAACCAACGAAATTCGTGGTCTGGCGCTCAACATGCAGTTAGAAAAACGAGCGATCTGA